Within Vicia villosa cultivar HV-30 ecotype Madison, WI linkage group LG1, Vvil1.0, whole genome shotgun sequence, the genomic segment GACAAGAAAACAAGGTCTGCAAGTTAGATAAGTCTCTGTATGGACTAAAACTAGCTCCTAAGCAATGAAATGAAAAGTTTGATAGCTTAATGATATTGAATGggtacaaagtgaatgaaagtgacaaatgcgtttattacaaaTATGAGGATCGCATCTGCATTATCATATGATATGTCTATATGTAGACGATCTACTCgtatttggatcaaacattcaggccgttaatgctatgaaatcattgttatgcaacaactttgatatgaaagacctcGGACAAGCGAGTGTGATTTTTGGTATCAAGATCACAAGATCCGAAAAAGAAATTACTTTGAATCAATCACATTATGTGGAAAAGATCTTAAGGAAATATAATTAATTGACTGTAAACCAACGAACACACCATTCGATCCAAGCATGAAACTGTTTAAGAACACAGGTGAAACTGTTAGACAGACAGAATATGCAAGCATCTTTGGCAGTCCTAGAACGCTTAAACACAAAGTCCTTACTTGCCTTATGCTTAATTAAATAACTAAGAGTATCAAAAACTACGATGTATCCTCCGCCGCATAATTATTCACTGCAGTTGAACATTGTCGCATTTATACATTCAACATATTTTCTATCGTTAAATCAagatcaaataatttatattaaaagtttgatattttaatttaaaacaaataaaaaattacattaaacTGTAAACTGTCTGATCATAATCTAACGATCCTAAATGTACTGAATGCTGGGGTGCTGTCAATATTTTGACTGCAGGCGATCTGAATTTGCACGTTTTATGCTAACCAGTCCTTAATTTGCAAGATAAGGCTAAGGAAGTCCACATAACACAGAGGGTAAGAAAATGGCTTACCGTCTTTGCTCCTCTTCTGCTTCCTCTCTCTTCCACGACCCACCctccttctctctctcttcccGCAAACCCAAACTTCGAAACTCTCCTTCTTCTCTCACTCCTCAATCCAAAACCATTCTCCAATCCAACCATGTCTCCCTACAACAACCCATTCCACAACAACAATCCGAAATAGACGCTAATTTTGATAACCCAGTTGCGAAATCTACTCCCAAAAGCCCCGGAGCCAAACAGTTCGGGAAGAAATCTTATAATGCAAGGTACACTTCTCTTGCTAAGCTTTCCAACTCTTTGGATTCATGTGATCCCAATATAGATGATGTCTCTCGAATTTTTGAGAGTTTAGGAGATAATCTTATAGGAAAAGACGCTGTGATTATCATCAATAACATGGAGAATTCTGTTGTTGTACCTTTTGTTCTTCGGTATATTCAGAGCAAGATTAGAGCTGTTACAGAGATGATTCTTTATAATGTTACACTCAAGGTGTTTAGAAAGTGTAGGGATTTTGATGGTGCGgagaaggtgtttgatgaaatggtTAACCGAGGGGTGAAGCCGAATAATGTTACTTTTTCGACTATAATCAGCTGTGCGACGTCTTGTAATTTGCCGAATAAGGCTGTGGAGTGGTTTGAGAAGATGCCGTCGTTTGGAATTAAGCCGAATGTTGTTACGTTTTGTACGTTGATTAAGATGTATGACGTGGCGGGGAAttatgatgcatgtttgaatgtttatgaaGAAATGAAGGCTCTTGGTGTTAAGCCTAACTTGTTTGTTTATAACACTCTTTTGGAGGCTATGGGGAGAGCTAAGAGGCCAAGGCAGGCCAAGATTATATATAAAGAGTTGATAAGTAATGGACTAATTGCAAATCGAGCAACCTATGCGTCTCTCATACATGCTTATGGTATAGCACGGTTTTGTGAAGATGCTCTTGTTGTGTATAAGGAAATGAAGGAAAAGGGAATGAATTTGAATACGCGTCTTTATAATATCCTTTTAGCTATGTGTGCTGATGTTGGCTTACTTGAGCAAGCGTTTGAAATTTTTGAAGACATGAAAGGTTGTGATACTTGCTGTCCGAACAGTCGGACGTTCTCGTCGTTGATTACCATATATTCCCGCATTGGGAAAGTTGCAGAGGCTGAAAAGTTGATGAGTGAAATGAATGAATCTGGAATTGAGCCTAATATTTTTGTTCTGACCTCGCTCGCCCAATGCTATGGAAAAGCCAAGCGTATTGATGATGTTGTGAAGACATTTAATCAGCTATTGGATATGGGCATTGAACCGCACAATCACTTCTGCGTTTGTCTTCTGAATGTTATGACCCAAACACCAAAAGAAGAACTTGGTAAGATAACAAATTGTGTGGCGAAGGCTAACCCAAAACTTGGGTCGGTGGTGAGATATTTGGTGAAGGGGCCGGAGGGTGATGGAGAGTTCAAGGTAGATGCGATAGAACTCTTCGGTTCAATTACTAATGGAGCAAGGAGGGCATTTTGCAATTCTCTGATTGATATTTGTATCAACTTGGATTTGCTGGACAAAGCATGTGTGCTTCTTGACCTTGGTTTGACACTTGAGATATATAC encodes:
- the LOC131626612 gene encoding pentatricopeptide repeat-containing protein At4g16390, chloroplastic-like, translated to MAYRLCSSSASSLFHDPPSFSLSSRKPKLRNSPSSLTPQSKTILQSNHVSLQQPIPQQQSEIDANFDNPVAKSTPKSPGAKQFGKKSYNARYTSLAKLSNSLDSCDPNIDDVSRIFESLGDNLIGKDAVIIINNMENSVVVPFVLRYIQSKIRAVTEMILYNVTLKVFRKCRDFDGAEKVFDEMVNRGVKPNNVTFSTIISCATSCNLPNKAVEWFEKMPSFGIKPNVVTFCTLIKMYDVAGNYDACLNVYEEMKALGVKPNLFVYNTLLEAMGRAKRPRQAKIIYKELISNGLIANRATYASLIHAYGIARFCEDALVVYKEMKEKGMNLNTRLYNILLAMCADVGLLEQAFEIFEDMKGCDTCCPNSRTFSSLITIYSRIGKVAEAEKLMSEMNESGIEPNIFVLTSLAQCYGKAKRIDDVVKTFNQLLDMGIEPHNHFCVCLLNVMTQTPKEELGKITNCVAKANPKLGSVVRYLVKGPEGDGEFKVDAIELFGSITNGARRAFCNSLIDICINLDLLDKACVLLDLGLTLEIYTDLQSRSQTQWSLHLKGLSAGSALTAFHVWINDLSKSFESGEDLPPLLGINTGHGKHRYSEKGLAGVIESHLMELNAPFRESPNKAGWFLTTQAAVSSWIKSRDLSKLVVA